The Rubripirellula amarantea genome includes the window CGAGGTCCAGTTGAGTAGAACATGGCTTCGACCTCGATGTTCCCAACAAAGCATGTCATTGGCCACCCGTACTCGATCGTTCCCTGAGTCGCATTTGCGAGTCGTGGCTCGATCGACTCGTAAGTCGAGGTGCTCTGGGCCACGATGGCGAACAACACAGCGCAAGAAATCAGGAGCGCCGCGTGACGAGAACGAGGAGTGTGTCCGATGTGAGCTTTTCCTTTGTCGGGTAACGACCGACATCACGGGGGACGGAAAGTTGACCATCCATCTGAGCAAACGCGGAAGCCGTCCTCCCGTGCATGTCATGGTTCTGCCTTCTCCGGAACAGCGAATAGCCGGTCATGCCAACGCGTGTCGGGTGCAGGCAGATTGTAGTCCGTCAGCCAATGCGAATAGTCGCGATAAACAACAACGGTGATGCGTCCAACATTGTTCATCAGACGTTTGAGCGAACCGTGAAACGAATAGAGCAGTTTGACACGAGGTTGGCCGTCGTATATGTCGAGAAACCGTTTTCGTGCGGCGTCGCTCTCGACCGGAATCTTGTGTAGCAGTGACGCGCCGTACATGAATGCATCAAATAGCTCACGCGTCGAGCAGCAATCCAGTGGCCATGGGTTTCCCGCTAGCGCCTTGTTAAAACAGCTGAGTTCATGACGCACCCAGGATGATCGAATAGAACAGTCAACGAAACGACAGTAGCGCGAAACCGCATCTTTCAGAAGTCGATCGTTGTCGGCGATTAGTTGCCGGAAATAGACTGCAGCGAATACAAAGTCCTCAAACTCCGGAAAGGAGTGATCGAGCAACTCGTCGCCCTGTGTCGTGAATCGGATGTCCGCCTTGTTCCAGCGGCTCCGCTGGATTTGGCCCTGCACCTGAATTAGGTGAGCAAGGATGTCGGAATCGCGTTGTGTCCAGTTGTCCGCGTTGCGCATTGCAGCTTTGGGCAACGCAAGGATGCCATTTGTTTCCCCGATAATAATTGGCTGTGTCGACATGCGTTTGATGACACCATCAAGTTGAGACGGGTTCACCTTTGGTGGCAGAACGTCTGCCATCACCGGGCACGGAGAGTGATGCATCCATTCGTGAAAACTCGCAAGCCGTGCTCCGCGTGAATGGCTTGGTTATCCGCTTACGACGAACGTGTTTCAGGGGCTTTTCTGTAATCAAGCAAGGCGTCCCGGACCTTCGCAACAACGTCGGAGAGTGCAATTGCCGTTGGGCCCGGGGCCGGAGTGGCGATCGCATGAACGCCAGTCGAATAGCGAAGGTAGTATGGCTTGTCGTGAATGCCAGAGAGGTTAAGCGCCCAGTGCGGGGGATCCGGGAGATCAAGTCCTTCATTAACACAAGTTTCCCACAATCGCTTGATGTTGTGCCGAAGATTGGGTTCCTTGAGCCTGCCATCGTTCCCGTCGCGCGAAAGATATGCCTTTAGGGCGCACTCAAGCGTGTGGGCAGCAGCAAGCGGAAACGCCAGTCCCGGTCCGCTATGCTCGGACATTATCTTTACACCAGTCAGTATGGATTCCGCCACGCCCAAGTATGTGTACGGTGGCGCAGGCGGTGCAATTATGTCGTCGTCGAGTTGCATTGTAATGCTTCAGTCGGATAACGTTTGTGATCACGGGGCCGGAACCAGTGATCTAACCATTTGAAAACGCACGCAAGTCCGGCTCCCGTGCATCACATTGTTCGACGTGTCACATGGCAGAGATTTTATGCTGGTTGTTCGGCCACAAGTGGGGCGTGTTGCACGTAACCGACAGAGCAAGAGGCGTTGGCAGTTGCCAGCGTTGCCGAATCGTCGCGGCGAACGAGGACGACGTTTGCAATTGTCCCGATTGTGGACATGCAATCATCAGAGATGACGATGACGCGATGGTGTGTAGCCATTGTGGAGGGATGAATCGACGGGCAATCGTGCAAGCGTGATCCGTCGAACGACCGGGATCACCGGGCCGGGAGAGTAAAGGCAACCATCATAAAACGCCCGCAAGCCCGGCTCCGGTGCATACCATGGTTATCCGTTGGTATGGGATGCGACAGAAGGTGGTTCGTAGGGATTAGCAGAGGTCTTACGGAGAGGCGGAAATTCGTTCTCTGAGGGCGAATCCGAACGCACATGCAGTGATCGCCCACGACGAAGAGATACCACCCAGCCAACTAGGGTGCAAGCTGTTGTCGCGACCAACGCGTTAGGGAGACCCCGGAAAAACGGCATGAAGACGTACCACGTGTCACCGGCGGGAAGGTAGCCAGTTCGTCGGTAATAATCCATCAACGCCCAGTCAATGGAGAGCCAATACACAAGATACCCAACGCACGAAGCTAGGAAAGCTAAAGGGATTAACCAAAGTATGTGTCGCCATCGCATTGCAGCAGGTGCAAGGTACACCAAGCCGGGGAAAAGAAAGGTAAGGGCATACCACCAGCTCCCAATCGCCGCCTCTAAGGCGGCGGCATAGTCACCTGGCTGTGTTTCGGTCAGGATGGGCATTTGAGTCGGATAACGTTAGGGTTCACCGGGTCAGGAGTGTTCGGCGATCCACTCGAGTATACCCGCAAGCCCGACTCCGTGTGCAACCCATGGTTATCCGCCATGGCGATGCCAGGTACCAAGGCAAGACCGAACGGTATCGTCAGCGCTTGGGTTTCGCCGATGCCCTTTCTGAAGGGGTTCCCATACGGCGCATGTAATCGTCAAGGTCATCGAACACGGCATAAGAGGATACTGTATCCCAGGCGATTGCGGTTACGAGGCCATCGTCCCAGCCTGAGGGTTCGCGTGGAGCGGTAGAGCCAGTTAGGAAAAGCCGCCCAGCTTGCAGTACAGGTCGTGGAGAAACTATAGCAACGCTGTATTGGGCAGTCCCGCAGTAGAAGCCGACAATCTTGT containing:
- a CDS encoding DUF1660 family phage protein codes for the protein MAEILCWLFGHKWGVLHVTDRARGVGSCQRCRIVAANEDDVCNCPDCGHAIIRDDDDAMVCSHCGGMNRRAIVQA